The proteins below come from a single Solidesulfovibrio fructosivorans JJ] genomic window:
- a CDS encoding B12-binding domain-containing radical SAM protein — translation MRVLLVQSWLGGDGPPVYPVGLACLAASLPGHAVACFDPNVAAEPMAELAAKVRAFAPDVVGVSLRNIDSTNTRVNVSYLPPFGAVLETVRRDFSGPLVVGGSGFSMFAARIMETHPAIDYGVYLEGELSFAALIDALAAGEQGDPAAVPSVYVRDADGAARLTSPAAPGGKVDLAGLPEPDFSVLPLAPYAAVPWGVGVETKRGCALSCLYCPYGFLNGRAYRKKDPKRVAESLYRLEHEQGLSRFTFLDSVFNVPAEHAKNVMRAMIARGVGLSWSAWFTERGLDREFLELARDAGCDTVIFSPDAYGESALKKLGKAVTVAEINAAYGLVRDMGCFEVSYNFFKNPPGQTLFAAAGMLAFLFRAKRQMGRRAHFEINTLRVEPHTALAELAAREGLIEPGADLLAPVTYSQQKTLYLDKFFNLLLRAAGK, via the coding sequence GTGAGGGTCCTGCTCGTCCAGTCCTGGCTCGGCGGCGACGGCCCGCCGGTCTATCCGGTGGGGCTGGCCTGTCTGGCGGCGAGCCTGCCCGGCCATGCCGTGGCATGCTTCGACCCCAACGTGGCCGCCGAGCCCATGGCCGAACTGGCCGCGAAGGTGCGCGCATTCGCGCCGGACGTGGTCGGGGTATCGCTTCGCAACATCGACTCCACCAACACCCGGGTCAACGTCTCCTACCTGCCGCCCTTCGGGGCGGTGCTGGAGACGGTGCGCCGCGATTTCTCCGGCCCCCTCGTGGTCGGCGGCTCGGGCTTTTCCATGTTCGCCGCGCGCATCATGGAAACCCACCCGGCCATCGACTACGGCGTGTACCTGGAGGGCGAGCTTTCCTTCGCCGCCCTCATCGACGCCCTGGCCGCCGGGGAGCAAGGCGATCCCGCCGCCGTGCCCTCGGTCTATGTCCGCGATGCGGACGGCGCGGCGCGACTGACCTCCCCGGCGGCCCCGGGCGGGAAAGTCGACCTGGCCGGCCTGCCGGAGCCGGATTTTTCCGTGCTGCCGCTTGCCCCCTACGCCGCCGTGCCCTGGGGGGTGGGCGTCGAGACCAAGCGGGGCTGCGCCCTGTCCTGCCTCTACTGCCCCTACGGTTTTTTAAACGGCCGGGCCTACCGCAAGAAAGACCCCAAGCGCGTGGCCGAGTCGCTCTACCGCCTGGAGCACGAGCAGGGGCTTTCGCGCTTCACCTTTCTCGACTCGGTCTTCAACGTGCCGGCCGAGCACGCCAAAAATGTGATGCGGGCCATGATCGCGCGCGGAGTGGGGCTTTCCTGGTCGGCCTGGTTCACCGAGCGAGGGCTTGACCGCGAGTTTCTGGAACTGGCCCGCGACGCCGGCTGCGACACGGTCATCTTCTCCCCCGACGCCTACGGCGAGAGCGCGCTCAAAAAACTGGGCAAGGCCGTGACCGTGGCCGAGATCAACGCCGCCTACGGGCTCGTGCGCGACATGGGCTGCTTCGAGGTGAGCTACAACTTCTTCAAGAACCCGCCCGGCCAGACGCTTTTCGCGGCGGCCGGCATGCTGGCCTTCCTGTTTCGGGCCAAACGGCAAATGGGCCGGCGGGCGCACTTCGAGATCAACACCCTGCGCGTGGAGCCCCACACCGCCCTGGCCGAGTTGGCCGCGCGCGAAGGGCTCATCGAGCCCGGAGCCGACCTGCTGGCCCCGGTCACCTACAGCCAGCAAAAAACGCTCTACCTGGACAAATTCTTCAATCTCCTGCTGCGGGCCGCGGGAAAGTAG